One Salvia miltiorrhiza cultivar Shanhuang (shh) chromosome 6, IMPLAD_Smil_shh, whole genome shotgun sequence genomic window, CTCCAGTTCAGTATTTTATAGCATTGATTTGTGGTTAAATTGTTGGCTTAGGTTGGGAATTTATTTATTAGAATTAaaattgttctttttttttactataacCTTATAAGTCTTTATAAAATGTTTTTGTGTTCTTAATAAGCATAAAACattagttggtggagtggatagGACATCATCCTTTCTTTGAAAGGCTAAGGTTCGAACCCCACTTTCTACAAattcattaatttcaaattttttgggattaatttggttaaccgattaaccggttaaccggttaattctGGCCGAAATCGAAATCACCTAATTAATCGATTTGtccggttaaccgaataaccggtcggtttaaccgaccggttattcggttaaccagaccgtaaaccggttcggttttcggttactCCATAGGGCTTAAttcggttccggttaaccggtaaaccgGTTCGGACCGAACCTGACCGGTTTACCAGTCCTAATCCTATTATTAGCATGACAcggttccttattgcaatataatcgcatgtcaaataataattgctatcacccaaagtatcgagtatattgagcttcaagagaactctcacccatgataaatcaaagcaatagtcaatctattattcacaccgattaatccaactaaggttaagtcaatctattattcacaccgattaatccaactaaggttaagactatttaagtcgccaatagtcaatctattattcacaccgattaatccaactaaggttgattcttaattagtcagaatataagaattaatctattattcacaccgattaatccaactaaggttgattcttaattagtcagaatataagaattcatctcacttctattattcacaccgattaatccaactaaggttgattcttaattagtcagaatataagaattcatctcactgtgatcctgttcaatacacgaatcctgttcaatacacgaaggtactagcataaataaatagccaagacaaactatttatccatttatgctacaatctaaaccagcaactcgtccatagttgcctcgattgtgaactcaatttatatctcaacttttttcaattatatgatcttctgtgatctacaacacaccatataatctgtagtatgagataaattggactataataggattatgcaataacaatatttcagatagaagaatcacagtgaacaaaggaatcaatgtatacaagcataaagtcttgcttttagtatacaacccttcacaTATTCACGTCTGGGCGAAGACTTCTCATTATATCCAGCCAAGCAGAACCAGGCACCTCATTCGCGTCTTGTCGGTTCGCAACAGAACGGCTCATATTCTTCTTCCATTGTCGAGATCTATTGCGATGCTTCCTGCCTCGCAAACTATTAACATGTTCTGTCTGCTTAGTCGGAGAAGCAGGCTCTTTGCCCGAAGAAAGTTTCCTGCAGTCATCAGTGACATGGCCAATCGCAGAACAAAGACAACAGAAGTAtggcaaattctcatatccaaactcaatttcataaatatcatcattacATTTAACATCAAGAAACTCAGGGATATCCAAGGCCACATTCATCTCAACTTACACCCTAGCAAAATAACCAACCGAAGCCCTAGCAGACATGCCATCAACGAGAATAGGAGTGCCAACATGCCTAGCTATACCAGAGAGAACTTTTGGATGCCAAAACTTATGCGGGGGATTAAAGATACGGACCCAAACCTGAGCAGTAGAAGAAACAATCTTGTTCAGATTGAAGTTGGGAGTCCATACCTTAAGGAAAAGAAACCCCACACGAAGACGCCAAGCAGATTTTGCGAAAGCCAAAGCATGATCCTCAGGTGACGAGAACTTCAAAGTGAAATATCCCTTGCTCAGAGGGATAGCCTGCCATGGAGACGGCATTTTTCAGAGGCTAGAGAGCTCAGTAAAAAGATCCGCTGCAAATCTCGGCGAATCGCCTTTGCAAAGAAAAACCGTCCCATGAATGGCATGTTGAAAGGATTTGATTTGCCATTGACGGAAAGTCGAGGAGATAGAAAGACACGGCCTGTCGTCCACCATTGCGGGTTTCAGCACCACAAAATCATGAGCCGGGATGTTTGCGGGGCATCCCAAAGATTGTCTAAGAGACTCGGCAAACGACTTCACGGGAGGAGTACCGGACGGATGTCGGACTTCTCCACCCCGACCTAACTCCAAAAGCAATCGCTGCTGCTCCGGttgctaggggtgagcatcggtcgGTTCGGCCCACCGACTGACCGATTTTTAGTCGGCCGACCGACCGACCGGTCCAGAAAAAATCTGGCCGACCGACCGAAACTCAACATTCAAACCGCCCGAAAACCGAACCGGGCAGTTGTCGGTTTTCGGCCGACCGAACCGAACCGGCCGACCCtgtgcaatttttttttccacctAAACAATTAATTTTCAgctattcaaaaaaatatttaaacataaaaacatgatctaaaattaaaaatccaaatccAACATTCCAAATCCAAGTTCCAAACTTCCAACATTCAAAATCCAACATATAaagttacaaaataaaataaaatgaaatccaACATTCAAACTTCCAAGTTCCAACATTCATTTTTCCAATCTTCACTCTAGTCTACACGGCTTGATTTGATTCTTCATTTATGACAACTCCAACTCCAAGGATCTTCAAAGctacaaaataaaatgaaataagttACAAgctaatcataataaataaaatataaagaaattatTCATTTGATATATAACTAACCTTCTTCGTGCTTTCGAATAGACTCCAAATCTTCTTCAACTTTAATAGGATCCTTTCCCATCCTCAACCAATCTTGGGCACAAATGAGGCTCTCCACCATAGTAGGATTCAAAGAACTTCTAAAAGGATCGAGCACCCTTCCCCCGGTGCTAAAAGCGGACTCGGATGCAACCGTAGAAACGGGTACCGACAACACATCTCGGGCAAGCTTAGCAAGAATAGGCAACCTAGGTTCATTGACCTTCCACCAAGTCAACAAATCAAAGTTCTTCACATTAGGcacctttctttctttctcattCAAGTACACATCCAAATCATTGGCCACATCGTCTCCTTCAAGCATTATTTGCTTCTCATACTTGTCCACCAATAAATAAGGAGTGTCATGCTCTTGTTGTGAAGAAGATTCAACCTCAATAGAATGATCATTTGATGGTTGATACAACGCTTTATATTCATCATACAAAGCATACAACTCATCCTTCACACTAGCCGCTAAAGATGTGCCAATTTCATTGCCATATGATTCTTCAAGCATAAACTTCAAGAACTTGAACTTATACCTTGGATCAACAACCAAGGCAAAGAAAATGAACTTGTTCATTTTGGTTGGATCACCCCAATACTTGTCAAACTTTTCCTTCATCTTCAACCCCATTGGTCTTACATCTAAGGCGGACCCTCTTACCCATCCTTTCAACAACACCAACATTTGAGCAATCTCTAAGAAAAACGCATTTGAAGTTACATACAATGACCCCGAGATCTTCACCGTCAACTCATAGAATGTCTTCAACACTTGACAcattttctttccatttttccAATCAACACAATCAGGCGTATTTCCAAGCTCTACCTTATAAAAAGGATCTCTCACTTCAAACAAATCAAAGGCTTTTTCAAATTTACAAGCATGCTCCAACATAGTATAAGTAGAATTCCACCTAGTAGGAACATCTAGGCATAATCCACTTTTACTTTCAATCTTCTCTTTTTTGACACACTCATTAAACCTTGCAATTCTTTGACAAGAATTGTTAATGTATTTAACTGCTTATCTAATCTTCACAATTGAAGGACCTACTTCTTTAAGTCCACTTTGCACCACAAGATTAAAAATATGAGCCACACACCTCATGTGAATATACTTGCCCCCACCCAAACAAGCATCCCTAGCAACCAACTTACTTTTCAAAGCAGAAAGCAATGTGTCATTTGAAGAAGCATTATCAACTGTCACACAAGAAACTCGAGAAATTCCCCATTCACGCAAGCATGCATCAACTTGTCTACCAAGTATCTCACCCCTATGACTCTCAATTGTGCAAAAGTTAATGATTTTCTTATGCAAAGTCCATTCATCATCAATGTAATGAGCTGTGATGCACATATAATTCAACTTTTGCAATGAAGTCCAAGTATCTGTAGTTAAGCATACACTTTGCTTAGTTGATCTAAAAAACTCCATCATCTTTTCCTTCTCACATGCATATATGTTTCCAACGTCACGTGATATGGTGAAACGTAAaggaattttaaattttgcacaCAAAGCTCTCACAAATTCCCTAAATCCTTCACCTTCAACAATTGAAAAGGGGAGCTCACCTTTAATTACCATCTCAACCAACTTCGATCTACAAAATTCCTGATCAAATACCCAAGTGTTTAAACTACCCACCACTGGCCCATTATCACTCACCCCCTCTTGAGGCACCGGATGCAAAGACAATTAAGTTTGTCTCGCATACGAAGTCACACACCCCTTCTTGCATCTTTTACTAGTCATATGAGCTTAAAGAGATGAAGTTCCATTCTTTTTAGAATCACAGAAATATTGCTTACCACAATATATGCAATTTGCTTTCTTGTTTCCCTCATCATCTTCAAATCGGGTGAATTGTTTCCATACATCTGACTCATTCCTATcgattttccttttctttgagGTTGTTTGTACCGACTCGGTTGGACTTGGACCACTTGTTGGTGGTGGGGGGGTGGAGGCATGTCACTCGGACTCGATCCATCAACTTGCGACATTATCAAATCTGCCAACAATAACACCAACAATTAACGCCAACAATCAGCCAACTAAACTAACTACAGTCTACCAAcaatatcaaatattttgaaaCTTCAAACTTGGCATCGTTTCATTTGAACTAACAACAATCTTCCAACTAAACTATCAAATTTGttatcattctcatttctcaacaTTCAACAAAAAACTGAACTAAACGGAAAGCAAACTGAATTGAACGGAATTACCGAAACTAACCTGTGCTGTGGACAACGACGGCTGCGGGCTGGGCGCGGCGACGACGACTGCGGGCTGGGGTGGTTCTTCGCGAATCGCGGTCGTGGCGACGGCTTCGAGTTCCAGGCTGCTGTTCGCGCTGCCTCGGACTGGGCTGGGGTTCTGGTTCGCCGGCGCCCGGCGGGTGGTTGTCTGTAAGGGTGAACCGGTTAGGGTTAGGAATGGGGGAGACTAGAGAGTGGCGCTGAGGGCAGAGGGCCTGCGGGTGGGGTGGGGTGCGGCGCAATGGAGAGGAATTAGGTTAGGGAGAATTAGTGGGGGAAAAAAAACCCTAGTAAACTAAATTATggtcggtcggttcggttttcgaccGGCCAAAATCAAGAAAACCGAACCGGCCGACCAAACCAAAATTTCTAAAAAATTTGGGCTGAACCGACCACCCAGGCCGAAAAAACCGATCGAAAACCGATCGGTTCGACCATTTTTTGGTCAGTTTtttcggtcggttcggtttctgctcacccctaccgATTGCCCCGAACGAAGGACACCACCAGACTGATCGACATCGCAGCAAGAAGAGGATTGATCTCACGAA contains:
- the LOC130990330 gene encoding zinc finger BED domain-containing protein DAYSLEEPER-like, producing MLEHACKFEKAFDLFEVRDPFYKVELGNTPDCVDWKNGKKMCQVLKTFYELTVKISGSLYVTSNAFFLEIAQMLVLLKGWVRGSALDVRPMGLKMKEKFDKYWGDPTKMNKFIFFALVVDPRYKFKFLKFMLEESYGNEIGTSLAASVKDELYALYDEYKALYQPSNDHSIEVESSSQQEHDTPYLLVDKYEKQIMLEGDDVANDLDVYLNEKERKVPNVKNFDLLTWWKVNEPRLPILAKLARDVLSVPVSTVASESAFSTGGRVLDPFRSSLNPTMVESLICAQDWLRMGKDPIKVEEDLESIRKHEEALKILGVGVVINEESNQAV